Proteins encoded by one window of Martelella endophytica:
- a CDS encoding PAS domain-containing sensor histidine kinase: MGNDAHFLDGGGEMADAIRSHDWSSTELGPPEGWPSALKTALSMALNSKFPKCIVWGPDLTTLYNDAFRPILGKKPSALGRPFSDVWKEAWHEIGPICEQAYAGEATFIEDFPLVIDRHGYPEQCYFTFCYSPIRDEHGVVKGMIDTVIETTKTVETQRQTYLLAGELEHRIKNTMAVISAIVGQTLDSTGLEGQARASLTQRIAALAAAQSLLSGQHTIGADISDVIKRALLPFRTDTGRFSIEGPAVQLGPGQALMLSLAINELATNALKYGSLSSASGKVAIAWTGCDADGKDDFLLTWVERGGPEVARPERRGFGSRIVEQVLAQEFRGKAEIIHDPAGLRFELRTKLANLSQA, from the coding sequence ATGGGGAACGACGCTCACTTCCTTGATGGCGGTGGAGAAATGGCCGATGCGATCAGGTCTCACGACTGGTCCTCGACCGAGCTCGGACCACCGGAGGGCTGGCCATCCGCTCTCAAAACCGCTCTCAGCATGGCCCTTAATTCGAAGTTCCCGAAATGCATCGTCTGGGGTCCGGACCTGACCACCCTCTACAACGATGCTTTCCGGCCGATCCTTGGAAAGAAGCCCTCGGCTCTCGGCAGGCCGTTCAGCGACGTCTGGAAGGAGGCCTGGCATGAGATCGGGCCGATTTGCGAACAGGCCTATGCGGGCGAAGCGACCTTCATCGAAGACTTCCCGCTCGTCATCGATCGCCACGGCTATCCGGAGCAGTGCTATTTCACCTTCTGCTACAGCCCAATCCGTGACGAGCATGGTGTGGTGAAGGGCATGATCGACACGGTGATCGAAACCACCAAGACCGTCGAGACGCAGCGCCAGACCTACCTTCTGGCCGGCGAACTCGAGCACCGGATCAAGAATACGATGGCGGTCATTTCCGCCATCGTCGGCCAGACGCTGGATTCGACCGGCCTGGAAGGACAGGCCAGGGCGTCGCTGACCCAGAGGATCGCCGCCCTTGCTGCCGCCCAGTCCTTGTTGAGCGGACAACATACCATCGGGGCGGATATTTCCGATGTCATCAAGCGCGCGCTGCTACCGTTTCGCACCGATACCGGCCGGTTTAGCATCGAGGGGCCAGCGGTTCAGCTCGGCCCCGGCCAGGCTCTGATGCTGTCGCTTGCGATCAACGAGCTGGCGACCAATGCGCTCAAATACGGCTCTCTTTCGTCCGCATCCGGAAAGGTCGCGATTGCATGGACCGGCTGCGACGCTGACGGGAAGGATGACTTTCTGCTGACGTGGGTGGAGCGGGGTGGCCCTGAGGTCGCCAGGCCGGAACGGCGCGGCTTTGGGTCACGCATCGTCGAGCAGGTGCTGGCGCAGGAGTTCCGCGGCAAAGCCGAGATTATCCACGATCCGGCCGGACTCCGGTTTGAACTCCGCACCAAGCTGGCGAACCTCAGTCAAGCCTGA
- the parC gene encoding DNA topoisomerase IV subunit A: MGNEILPPDDGDNNIDAVDLRKALEERYLAYALSTIMHRALPDVRDGLKPVHRRIIHGMSEIGVRPGSAYKKCARIVGDVMGKFHPHGDASIYDALVRLSQDFAQRYPMVDGQGNFGNIDGDSAAAMRYTEARMTAVAALMLEGIGEDAVDFRPTYNEEDDEPAVLPGAFPNLLANGSTGIAVGMATSIAPHNAHELCEAAIYLIKHPDATVEDIMTLPGADGPKANMIQGPDFPTGGIIVEDFDSMVETYKTGRGGFRVRARWDREDLGRGGYQIVVTEIPYGVQKSRLIEKIAELLIARRLPLLEDIQDESAEDIRIVLTPKSRTVDPALLMESLFKLTDLEQRFSMNMNVLSQGKVPKVMGLVDVLKEWLGHRREVLQRRSRHRLAAIDRRLEILGGLLVAYLNLDEVIRIIREEDEPKQVMMERFSITDVQAEAILNMRLRALRKLEEIEIRKEFDALTAEKAEIEALLASETQQWQTVAWEIGEVKKTFAKATELGKRRSTFDHAPETDIEAIQQAMIEKEPVTVVVSEKGWVRALKGHVDTSGVSFKEGDSLRLAFPAQTTDKLLVVTTGGRVFTLGADKLPGGRGHGEPLRIMVDMEADQDVVAAFVHEAGRKQLIASTAGNGFIVEEDQMVANTRKGKQVMNVTSPQEVKLLTPVTGDHIAVIGENRKLIVFPMNQVAEMARGKGVRLQRYKDGGLSDAKCFALEAGLTWEDSAGRTHTRNAEELMEWRGDRAMAGRIAPKGFPRNGKFKG; the protein is encoded by the coding sequence ATGGGAAACGAGATTCTTCCGCCGGATGACGGCGACAACAACATCGATGCCGTGGATCTGCGCAAGGCGCTGGAAGAACGCTACCTCGCCTATGCGCTCTCAACCATCATGCACCGCGCCTTGCCGGATGTGCGCGACGGGCTGAAGCCCGTCCATCGCCGCATCATCCATGGCATGAGCGAGATCGGCGTACGGCCGGGCTCCGCCTACAAGAAGTGCGCCCGCATCGTCGGCGATGTCATGGGTAAATTCCACCCCCATGGCGACGCCTCGATCTACGATGCGCTGGTGCGTCTGTCGCAGGATTTCGCCCAGCGCTATCCGATGGTCGACGGCCAGGGCAATTTCGGCAATATCGACGGCGATAGCGCTGCCGCCATGCGTTATACCGAGGCGCGCATGACGGCCGTCGCCGCGCTGATGCTGGAAGGCATTGGCGAAGACGCGGTCGATTTCCGCCCGACCTATAACGAGGAGGATGACGAGCCGGCCGTGCTGCCCGGCGCGTTTCCGAACCTGCTCGCCAATGGTTCCACCGGCATTGCCGTCGGCATGGCAACCTCGATTGCCCCGCACAATGCCCATGAGCTGTGCGAGGCCGCGATCTATCTGATCAAGCATCCGGACGCGACCGTCGAGGACATCATGACGCTGCCCGGCGCCGATGGCCCGAAGGCGAACATGATCCAGGGGCCGGACTTCCCGACCGGCGGCATCATCGTCGAGGATTTCGACAGTATGGTCGAAACCTACAAGACGGGGCGCGGCGGCTTTCGCGTGCGGGCCCGCTGGGACAGGGAAGACCTCGGCCGCGGCGGCTACCAGATCGTCGTCACCGAAATTCCCTACGGCGTGCAGAAATCGCGGCTGATCGAGAAGATCGCCGAACTGCTGATCGCCCGCCGCCTGCCGTTGCTGGAAGATATTCAGGACGAATCCGCCGAAGATATCCGCATCGTGCTGACGCCGAAGTCGCGCACGGTCGACCCGGCGCTGCTGATGGAATCGCTTTTCAAGCTGACGGATCTTGAACAGCGCTTCTCGATGAACATGAATGTGCTCTCGCAGGGCAAGGTGCCGAAGGTGATGGGCCTTGTCGATGTGCTGAAGGAATGGCTCGGCCACCGCCGCGAGGTGCTGCAGCGCCGCTCCCGCCATCGCCTGGCCGCCATTGACCGCCGTCTCGAAATCCTCGGCGGCCTGCTGGTCGCCTATCTGAACCTCGACGAGGTGATCAGAATCATCCGCGAGGAGGACGAGCCGAAGCAGGTGATGATGGAGCGTTTCTCCATCACCGATGTGCAGGCCGAGGCCATCCTCAACATGCGCCTCAGGGCGCTGCGCAAGCTCGAGGAAATCGAGATCCGCAAGGAATTCGACGCGCTGACGGCGGAGAAGGCCGAGATCGAGGCGCTGCTTGCCTCCGAGACCCAGCAGTGGCAGACGGTGGCCTGGGAGATCGGCGAGGTGAAGAAGACCTTTGCCAAGGCAACAGAGCTCGGCAAGCGCCGTTCCACCTTCGATCACGCGCCGGAGACCGACATTGAAGCCATCCAGCAGGCGATGATCGAGAAGGAGCCGGTGACCGTCGTCGTCTCCGAAAAGGGCTGGGTGAGGGCGTTGAAGGGGCATGTCGATACCTCCGGCGTGTCGTTCAAGGAGGGGGACAGCCTGAGGCTTGCCTTCCCGGCGCAGACCACGGACAAGCTGCTCGTGGTCACCACCGGCGGTCGCGTCTTCACGCTCGGCGCCGACAAGCTTCCGGGCGGACGCGGTCATGGCGAGCCGCTGCGCATCATGGTCGACATGGAGGCCGATCAGGATGTGGTTGCGGCCTTCGTTCACGAGGCCGGCCGCAAGCAGCTGATCGCCTCGACCGCCGGCAACGGCTTCATCGTCGAGGAAGACCAGATGGTGGCCAATACCCGCAAGGGCAAGCAGGTGATGAACGTCACCAGCCCGCAGGAAGTGAAACTGCTCACCCCCGTGACCGGCGACCACATCGCCGTCATCGGTGAAAACCGCAAGCTGATCGTCTTCCCGATGAACCAGGTCGCCGAAATGGCCCGCGGCAAGGGGGTGCGCCTGCAGCGCTACAAGGATGGCGGCCTGTCGGATGCGAAGTGCTTCGCCCTCGAAGCCGGCCTCACCTGGGAAGACAGTGCCGGCCGCACCCACACCCGTAACGCCGAAGAACTGATGGAGTGGCGCGGCGACCGTGCCATGGCCGGCCGCATCGCCCCGAAGGGCTTCCCCCGCAACGGCAAGTTCAAGGGGTGA
- a CDS encoding EVE domain-containing protein: MAYWLFKSEPFKFSWEMLKAKGEAGEQWDGVRNYQARNNMRAMKIGDKGFFYHSNEGLEVVGICEVCALAHHDTTTDDPRWECVDIRSVADMPKPVTLKDVKANSKLAEMSLVTSMRLSVQPVTKDEWLEVCRMGGLDKPPLSD, translated from the coding sequence ATGGCCTACTGGCTGTTCAAATCCGAGCCTTTCAAGTTCTCCTGGGAGATGCTGAAGGCGAAAGGCGAGGCCGGCGAGCAATGGGACGGCGTGCGCAACTATCAGGCCCGCAACAACATGCGGGCGATGAAGATCGGCGACAAGGGCTTCTTCTACCACTCGAACGAGGGGCTGGAGGTCGTCGGCATCTGCGAGGTTTGTGCGCTCGCCCATCACGACACCACCACCGATGACCCGCGCTGGGAGTGTGTGGACATCCGCTCCGTCGCCGATATGCCGAAGCCGGTGACGCTCAAGGACGTGAAGGCCAATTCGAAGCTGGCCGAGATGTCGCTCGTCACCTCGATGCGGCTATCGGTGCAGCCGGTGACGAAAGATGAATGGCTGGAAGTCTGCCGCATGGGCGGGTTGGACAAGCCGCCGCTGTCGGATTAA
- a CDS encoding YciI-like protein has product MLFAVINKDKPDHIHIRLENRPRHLEWLDGLNEKGTLKIAGPFLDAQEKPCGSLLLIEAADQAAAEAIAAEDPYAHAGLFEKVEVKPYKWLYNNPEA; this is encoded by the coding sequence ATGCTTTTCGCCGTTATCAACAAGGACAAGCCAGACCACATTCATATCCGCCTCGAAAACCGTCCGCGCCATCTCGAATGGCTCGACGGGCTTAACGAGAAGGGTACGCTGAAGATCGCCGGTCCCTTTCTCGACGCTCAGGAGAAACCCTGCGGTTCGCTGCTGCTGATCGAGGCGGCCGACCAGGCTGCGGCCGAAGCGATCGCGGCCGAGGATCCTTACGCTCATGCCGGCCTGTTCGAGAAGGTCGAGGTCAAGCCCTACAAGTGGCTCTACAACAATCCGGAGGCCTGA
- a CDS encoding NAD(P)H-dependent glycerol-3-phosphate dehydrogenase, whose amino-acid sequence MSKSKQTVVIGSGAFGTALAAVFAREGEDEVMLLGRNAPLIEELRKTRRHEAVLPGVDLPQALNFTIDPSVLQTADTVVMAVPAQAQRSAALYYAPYLNGDAVIVSAAKGIERASGRLITDVLNEALPHHHSGALSGPGFAVDLAAGKPIAMALAFRSPELARDTATILSGRTFRIYASGDPVGVQIGGALKNVLAIACGIVEGAKLGESARAALISRGLAEMSRLAVAMGGEAETVRGLSGLGDLVLTGSSRQSRNFRYGVALAEGNFESVNAALVEGVYSASVASELAASHAVQMPISNAVARVLDGQLGIEKALEELMTRPITTE is encoded by the coding sequence ATGAGCAAGTCAAAACAGACGGTCGTCATTGGCTCCGGTGCATTCGGGACCGCGCTTGCCGCGGTCTTTGCCCGCGAGGGTGAGGATGAGGTGATGCTGCTTGGCCGTAACGCGCCGCTGATCGAGGAACTGCGGAAGACCCGGCGCCATGAAGCGGTTCTGCCGGGCGTCGACCTGCCTCAGGCGCTGAACTTCACCATCGATCCCTCCGTGCTGCAGACGGCGGATACGGTGGTCATGGCCGTTCCGGCGCAGGCGCAACGTTCGGCTGCACTTTATTATGCGCCCTATCTCAACGGCGATGCCGTGATCGTCTCTGCCGCCAAGGGCATCGAGCGGGCAAGTGGCCGGCTGATCACCGATGTCCTGAACGAGGCGCTGCCGCATCATCATTCCGGCGCGCTATCGGGGCCCGGTTTTGCCGTCGATCTTGCCGCCGGCAAGCCGATCGCGATGGCGCTTGCCTTCCGCAGCCCGGAGCTAGCACGGGATACCGCCACGATCCTCTCCGGCCGCACCTTCCGCATCTATGCCTCGGGCGACCCCGTCGGCGTGCAGATCGGCGGAGCGCTGAAGAATGTGCTGGCGATCGCCTGCGGCATCGTCGAGGGCGCCAAGCTTGGCGAATCCGCCCGTGCGGCGCTGATCTCGCGCGGCCTTGCCGAAATGTCGCGGCTTGCCGTCGCCATGGGTGGCGAGGCGGAAACGGTGCGTGGGTTGTCCGGCCTTGGCGATCTCGTGCTCACCGGCTCGTCGCGACAGTCGCGCAATTTCCGCTATGGTGTGGCATTGGCCGAAGGCAACTTCGAGAGCGTCAACGCGGCCCTCGTCGAGGGCGTCTACTCGGCTTCGGTCGCAAGCGAGCTTGCCGCGAGCCATGCCGTGCAGATGCCGATCTCGAATGCCGTGGCCCGTGTGCTCGATGGCCAGCTCGGCATCGAAAAGGCGCTCGAAGAACTGATGACCCGGCCGATCACGACCGAATGA
- the tsaD gene encoding tRNA (adenosine(37)-N6)-threonylcarbamoyltransferase complex transferase subunit TsaD has protein sequence MKKSKLFLGIESSCDETAAAIVAMDADGRGEIVSELVLSQLEEHAAFGGVVPEIAARAHVEAMDGLIAGALANADVSLSDLDGIAATIGPGLIGGLIVGAMSGKAIAYAAGKPFYGINHLEGHALTARLTNGVDFPFLMLLVSGGHTQIVLVKGVGQYERWGTTIDDALGEAFDKTAKLLGLGYPGGPQVEQAAKTGDPKRIPLPRPMKGEARLDFSFSGLKTAVRQAAEAMAPLGEQDIADICAAFQLAVADTLQDRIRRSLTRFTEEGLADGGPPSLVVAGGVAANGAIRDMLTGLCERQGFAFVAPPLRLCTDNAVMIAWAGLERVRAGLPADDMEIAVRSRWPLDGNAKALIGSGRKGAKA, from the coding sequence ATGAAAAAAAGCAAACTCTTTCTCGGGATTGAATCGAGCTGCGACGAAACCGCCGCCGCCATCGTCGCCATGGATGCGGACGGGCGGGGCGAGATCGTTTCCGAACTGGTGCTGAGCCAGCTCGAGGAACATGCGGCCTTTGGCGGCGTGGTGCCGGAAATCGCCGCCCGCGCCCATGTCGAGGCGATGGACGGGCTGATTGCCGGCGCGCTTGCAAATGCCGACGTTTCGCTTTCCGACCTTGACGGTATCGCCGCGACCATCGGGCCGGGCCTGATCGGCGGGCTGATCGTCGGGGCGATGAGCGGCAAGGCGATTGCCTATGCGGCTGGAAAACCCTTCTACGGTATCAATCATCTTGAAGGCCACGCACTGACGGCGCGTCTGACGAATGGTGTCGACTTCCCCTTCCTGATGCTGCTCGTGTCCGGCGGCCACACGCAGATCGTCTTGGTCAAGGGTGTCGGCCAATACGAGCGCTGGGGCACGACCATCGACGATGCGCTGGGCGAGGCCTTCGACAAGACGGCGAAGCTTCTGGGGCTCGGCTATCCGGGCGGTCCGCAAGTGGAACAGGCTGCGAAGACGGGTGACCCCAAACGTATCCCGCTGCCGCGGCCGATGAAGGGCGAGGCGCGTCTCGACTTTTCCTTCTCGGGACTGAAGACGGCGGTGCGGCAGGCCGCTGAAGCCATGGCGCCGCTCGGCGAACAGGATATCGCCGATATCTGCGCCGCCTTCCAGCTTGCCGTCGCCGACACGCTTCAGGACCGCATCAGGCGCTCGCTTACGCGTTTCACGGAAGAAGGGCTCGCAGACGGCGGCCCGCCGTCGCTTGTCGTGGCCGGTGGTGTCGCCGCCAATGGCGCGATCCGCGACATGTTGACCGGGCTTTGCGAAAGGCAAGGCTTTGCCTTCGTCGCGCCGCCTTTGCGGCTATGCACGGATAATGCGGTGATGATCGCCTGGGCGGGGCTCGAGCGTGTCCGCGCTGGGCTTCCGGCGGATGATATGGAAATTGCCGTGCGCTCGCGCTGGCCGCTTGACGGCAACGCGAAGGCGCTGATCGGCAGCGGACGAAAAGGGGCCAAGGCATGA
- the hemC gene encoding hydroxymethylbilane synthase translates to MQTKPLRIGTRGSPLALAQAHEARNRLMAAHSLPEDMFEIVVLSTKGDRITDRALAEIGGKGLFTEEIEAQLLSGALDFAVHSSKDMPTVLPEGLTLSTFLPRADPRDAFIGRDVQKLDELPEGAVVGSASLRRQALIRRLRPDIEVVVFRGSVQTRLDKLREGQVDGTFLANAGLIRLGMEDVATEVLSVREFLPAPAQGVICIEQRADDARISELLAPINDDDTFDAVTCERAFLAALDGSCRTPIAGFARCFNERISFSGMILTPDGSKAFDIKTDSMRGEAEKIGRWAGNELRRRAGPGFFDDWS, encoded by the coding sequence ATGCAAACGAAACCTTTGAGGATCGGCACGCGCGGCAGCCCGCTGGCGCTCGCCCAGGCACACGAAGCCCGCAACCGGCTGATGGCGGCACACAGCCTGCCGGAGGATATGTTCGAGATTGTCGTGCTCTCCACCAAGGGCGACCGCATCACCGACCGCGCGCTCGCGGAGATCGGCGGCAAGGGCCTGTTCACCGAGGAAATCGAGGCCCAGCTTCTTTCCGGAGCACTCGATTTCGCCGTGCATTCGTCCAAGGACATGCCGACGGTGCTGCCCGAGGGACTGACGCTCTCAACCTTCCTGCCGCGCGCCGATCCGCGCGATGCCTTCATCGGCCGCGATGTTCAAAAGCTCGATGAACTGCCGGAAGGTGCGGTGGTCGGTTCTGCCTCGCTTCGCCGACAGGCGCTGATTCGCCGGCTCCGGCCCGATATCGAGGTCGTGGTGTTCCGCGGCTCGGTGCAGACCCGCCTCGACAAGCTGCGCGAAGGGCAGGTCGACGGTACGTTTCTCGCCAATGCCGGCCTGATCCGGCTCGGCATGGAAGACGTTGCGACCGAGGTGCTGAGCGTCCGCGAGTTTCTGCCGGCGCCGGCGCAGGGCGTCATCTGCATCGAACAGCGCGCCGACGATGCCCGCATCAGTGAACTGCTGGCGCCGATCAACGATGACGACACCTTCGATGCCGTAACCTGCGAGCGCGCCTTTCTGGCAGCGCTCGACGGCTCCTGTCGCACGCCGATCGCCGGCTTTGCCCGCTGCTTCAACGAGCGGATCTCGTTTTCCGGCATGATCCTGACGCCGGATGGCAGCAAGGCCTTCGACATCAAAACCGACAGCATGCGCGGCGAAGCCGAGAAGATTGGCCGTTGGGCGGGCAACGAACTGCGCCGCCGCGCCGGCCCCGGCTTTTTTGACGACTGGAGCTGA
- a CDS encoding uroporphyrinogen-III synthase, which translates to MRVLVTRPEASAERSAARLAALGHLPFTLPLFEPVHQPDAAIAALAEEAWSAVAVTSAEAVRALGRAAPLRLYAVGEASAKAARDAGFADIVTGPGDGAGLAERIAADGVDRLLYLAGSPRMPDFEQRLAACGVSFLSVDCYRMMPVALSDDEFAARLVDAAPDAVLLYSARTADRFFALGGAAFLPRQAFVVCLSAAVAAQVPAGIPVRIAAAPDEKKLFACLD; encoded by the coding sequence ATGCGCGTGCTTGTGACCCGGCCGGAAGCGAGCGCGGAACGTTCCGCAGCCCGTCTTGCGGCGCTCGGTCATTTGCCGTTCACGCTGCCGCTGTTTGAGCCGGTCCACCAGCCCGACGCCGCAATTGCGGCGCTTGCCGAGGAGGCATGGAGCGCTGTCGCCGTCACCAGCGCCGAAGCGGTGCGGGCGCTCGGCCGGGCAGCGCCGCTCAGGCTTTATGCCGTGGGAGAGGCTTCGGCCAAGGCAGCACGAGACGCGGGCTTTGCCGATATCGTCACCGGCCCCGGTGATGGCGCCGGGCTTGCCGAGCGCATTGCGGCAGATGGTGTCGACAGACTGCTCTACCTTGCCGGCTCCCCGCGCATGCCGGATTTCGAGCAGCGCCTTGCGGCATGCGGCGTTTCCTTCCTGAGCGTTGATTGCTACCGGATGATGCCCGTCGCCCTTTCCGATGACGAATTCGCCGCCCGCCTCGTCGATGCCGCGCCGGACGCGGTGCTGCTTTATTCCGCCCGGACGGCGGACCGCTTCTTCGCGCTCGGTGGCGCGGCGTTTCTACCGCGGCAGGCCTTCGTCGTCTGCCTGAGCGCCGCTGTCGCAGCGCAGGTGCCGGCGGGCATCCCCGTCCGTATCGCCGCGGCGCCTGACGAAAAAAAACTGTTTGCCTGTCTCGATTGA
- a CDS encoding mitofilin family membrane protein, producing the protein MVSDTPSPKDEKREPQAEAASQETETTAAPPAAPETNDAAVKTAMADVAAAIRRHEEHGAAESSEETTTDEEQKATTGPETPVTPPPRSNTGGLVAAAIAGGIIGIAGAVALSYAGLLGSTRDNSQLESEVATLRQEIATLKSDSQSGAGDLQSRVAALQQKVDGLSAGGGETLSALQQQVADLQNAVKSDEGRIEGLSQSLQGSISNLQSSVSGAEQKLTTLEQKVNTPGKDLAVARAIAAAGLKSAIDRGASFAAELSTYEQVADDKSGIEALKPMASEGVPTQEELAAQFSAIADHIIEASDAPPADANIFNRLVDSAKGLVSVRPVGDVEGEGTPAIVARIENDLNQGRLKDAASEWQSLPQDGKDVSAQFDKALQARIKADDLVSETLSKALGATAGVSAEPATPANEGGSQ; encoded by the coding sequence ATGGTTTCGGATACGCCCTCCCCCAAGGATGAGAAACGCGAACCGCAGGCGGAAGCCGCTTCGCAGGAGACCGAAACCACGGCCGCCCCGCCGGCAGCGCCGGAGACCAATGATGCCGCTGTGAAGACGGCCATGGCCGATGTCGCGGCCGCCATCCGCCGCCATGAGGAACACGGCGCGGCGGAATCCTCCGAAGAAACGACAACCGATGAAGAGCAAAAGGCGACCACCGGGCCCGAGACGCCGGTTACCCCTCCGCCCCGCAGCAACACCGGCGGGCTCGTCGCCGCAGCCATTGCCGGCGGCATTATCGGCATTGCCGGTGCAGTTGCGCTTTCCTATGCCGGGCTCCTCGGCAGCACCCGCGACAACAGCCAGCTCGAAAGCGAAGTCGCAACCCTTCGCCAGGAGATCGCCACGCTGAAATCCGACAGTCAATCCGGCGCAGGCGATCTTCAGTCGCGCGTGGCAGCGCTCCAGCAGAAGGTCGACGGGCTTTCAGCGGGTGGCGGCGAAACGCTATCGGCCCTGCAGCAGCAGGTCGCCGATCTCCAGAATGCGGTGAAATCGGACGAGGGCCGGATCGAAGGCCTTTCGCAATCGCTGCAGGGATCGATTTCCAACCTGCAGTCCAGCGTGTCCGGCGCCGAACAGAAACTCACCACGCTCGAGCAGAAGGTGAACACGCCGGGCAAGGATCTCGCCGTCGCGCGCGCCATCGCCGCAGCTGGGCTGAAATCGGCCATCGACCGCGGCGCGAGTTTCGCAGCCGAGCTTTCGACCTATGAACAGGTGGCCGATGACAAGAGCGGCATCGAAGCGCTGAAGCCGATGGCCAGCGAAGGCGTCCCGACGCAGGAGGAACTCGCCGCGCAATTCTCCGCCATCGCCGATCACATCATCGAGGCTTCCGACGCCCCACCGGCCGACGCCAACATCTTCAACCGCCTCGTCGACAGTGCCAAGGGCCTCGTCAGCGTTCGGCCGGTCGGCGATGTCGAGGGCGAAGGCACGCCCGCCATCGTCGCGCGCATCGAAAACGACCTCAATCAGGGCAGGCTGAAGGATGCCGCGTCCGAATGGCAGTCGCTGCCCCAGGACGGCAAGGACGTTTCCGCCCAGTTCGACAAGGCGCTGCAGGCGCGGATCAAGGCCGACGACCTGGTGTCGGAAACATTGTCGAAGGCACTCGGCGCCACGGCCGGCGTTTCAGCAGAACCTGCAACGCCAGCGAATGAGGGAGGCTCGCAATGA